A region from the Campylobacter blaseri genome encodes:
- a CDS encoding hemolysin family protein yields MIFLAFVFVFLNAFFVLSEFAIVKIRKSRLEELVRDKVPNAKLAYEITNSLDTYLSATQLGITLSSLALGWIGEPAVATIIEKPLQAIVGENSILIHTISFAISFSIITLLHVVLGELVPKSIAIVKPEQATLLVAKPLHAFWVIFSPFIKTFDFLARSVLKLLNIKPAGESEIAHSEEEIKIIVSESLKGGVLDSVESEIIKNAVDFGETVAKEIMTPRKNMICLNKQKSYEENYKTVIDAKYTRFPYIDGSKDNVLGMIHIRDIMQQGENKNFDDIVRKPIIVPENFSIAKILPKMNKEGISAALVIDEWGGTAGLLTMEDIIEEVFGDINDEHDDKSPNYKKIKDNVYEFMGRFDIEDVEELMDIRFDEETEEVTIGGYVFNLLGRLPVVGDKIEDKICIYEIMKMDGNTIEKVKVEKKPLILYEEEIEEEK; encoded by the coding sequence ATGATATTTTTAGCTTTCGTTTTTGTATTTTTAAATGCTTTTTTCGTTCTTTCTGAATTTGCAATTGTTAAAATAAGAAAAAGTAGACTAGAGGAGCTTGTTAGAGACAAGGTTCCAAACGCAAAACTAGCTTATGAGATTACAAATTCTCTTGACACATACTTAAGTGCTACACAGCTTGGGATTACTTTAAGCTCTCTTGCGCTTGGTTGGATAGGTGAACCAGCTGTAGCAACAATCATAGAAAAACCATTGCAAGCAATTGTAGGTGAAAATAGTATTTTAATACACACTATTTCTTTTGCTATTTCTTTTTCAATAATTACACTCTTGCATGTTGTTTTGGGCGAGCTTGTTCCAAAATCAATAGCAATTGTAAAGCCTGAACAAGCAACCCTTCTTGTGGCTAAACCTTTGCATGCATTCTGGGTTATATTTTCTCCATTTATTAAAACATTTGATTTTTTAGCAAGAAGCGTTTTAAAGCTTTTAAACATAAAACCTGCTGGGGAAAGTGAGATAGCACACTCTGAAGAAGAGATTAAAATAATAGTTTCTGAGAGTTTAAAGGGTGGTGTTTTAGACTCTGTTGAGAGTGAAATCATCAAAAATGCAGTTGATTTTGGTGAAACTGTCGCTAAAGAGATAATGACGCCAAGAAAAAATATGATTTGTCTAAATAAACAAAAAAGTTATGAAGAGAATTACAAAACAGTAATTGATGCTAAATATACGAGATTTCCATATATAGATGGAAGTAAAGATAATGTTCTTGGTATGATACATATTAGAGATATTATGCAACAAGGCGAAAATAAAAATTTTGATGATATAGTTAGAAAGCCTATCATTGTGCCTGAGAATTTTTCAATAGCTAAAATACTTCCTAAGATGAATAAAGAGGGAATTTCTGCTGCTCTTGTTATAGATGAGTGGGGAGGAACTGCTGGTCTTTTAACAATGGAAGATATCATTGAAGAAGTATTTGGCGATATAAATGATGAGCATGATGACAAATCTCCTAATTATAAAAAGATAAAAGACAATGTTTATGAGTTTATGGGTAGATTTGACATTGAAGATGTTGAAGAGCTTATGGACATTAGGTTTGATGAGGAAACTGAAGAGGTTACCATAGGTGGATATGTATTTAATCTTCTTGGAAGATTGCCTGTTGTTGGCGATAAGATTGAGGATAAAATTTGTATTTATGAAATTATGAAGATGGACGGAAATACCATCGAAAAAGTAAAAGTTGAGAAAAAACCTTTAATCCTTTATGAAGAAGAAATAGAGGAAGAAAAGTAG
- a CDS encoding M48 family metallopeptidase, with protein sequence MKKYLLSCLALVVFLVGCATSTKPGQVGISRSQMFLVSQAEMDKGAALAYTQVLKKASSKRKLNTDPVATKRVQRISRSLIPQVVTFREDALKWDWQVNVIDDKTINAWCMPGGKIVFYTGIIDTLKLTDAEIAAIMGHEMAHALREHSREKASRDQLKNIGILAVSVATGSNELANLANMAATYTIALPFSRAQEIEADIMGAELMARGGYNPEAAINVWKKMSKASKNQPAEFMSTHPSHENRIAKLTEVSRKVMPLYEKSKKI encoded by the coding sequence ATGAAAAAGTATTTATTGTCTTGTTTGGCATTGGTTGTTTTTTTAGTAGGATGTGCTACTAGCACTAAGCCAGGACAGGTAGGGATTAGTAGGTCACAGATGTTTTTAGTTAGTCAAGCAGAAATGGACAAAGGTGCAGCACTTGCCTATACACAAGTTTTAAAAAAGGCAAGTAGTAAAAGAAAGCTGAACACAGACCCAGTAGCAACCAAAAGAGTGCAAAGAATTTCTAGAAGTTTAATTCCTCAAGTAGTAACTTTTAGAGAAGATGCTCTTAAGTGGGATTGGCAAGTAAATGTTATAGATGATAAGACTATAAACGCTTGGTGTATGCCTGGTGGAAAAATTGTATTTTATACAGGAATTATAGATACTTTAAAACTAACAGATGCTGAGATAGCTGCTATTATGGGACATGAAATGGCACATGCTTTAAGAGAGCATAGTAGAGAAAAAGCAAGTAGAGATCAACTTAAAAATATAGGAATTTTAGCTGTAAGCGTAGCTACGGGTAGTAATGAACTTGCGAATTTAGCAAATATGGCAGCAACTTATACCATAGCTCTACCTTTTTCAAGAGCACAAGAGATAGAAGCTGATATTATGGGTGCTGAGCTTATGGCAAGAGGGGGATATAACCCAGAAGCCGCTATAAATGTTTGGAAAAAAATGAGCAAAGCTAGTAAAAATCAACCAGCTGAGTTTATGTCAACTCACCCATCTCATGAAAACAGAATAGCCAAACTAACAGAGGTGTCAAGAAAAGTTATGCCTTTATATGAAAAATCAAAAAAGATTTAA
- a CDS encoding putative transporter encodes MFKSYFKSRKWALWAYGGLAFLLLSLFYQTHINVAINEWYKTFYDLMQNAQKNTVDDFWASIRRFFYLAMPYVIVYSLTTYFASHWVFRWREAMTFDYIERWRHCHKDIEGSSQRIQEDIYRFAKIIEDLGVKTVRAFMTLIAFIPILWTLSNSIGTGFLKEIPGSLVWVAITVSLGGLLISWFVGIKLPGLEYNNQKVEAAFRKELVYAEDDKVNYADLGVLINLFTGIKVNYYRLFLHYGYFNIWLVSFSQFMVLVPYMIAGPSLFIGLVTIGTLIQIGNAFGQVRESFSIFINNWTTVTELRSIHKRLKEFEENIGYIK; translated from the coding sequence ATGTTTAAATCTTATTTTAAAAGCCGAAAATGGGCATTGTGGGCATATGGAGGACTAGCATTTTTGCTTTTATCTCTATTTTATCAAACCCATATAAATGTAGCAATAAATGAGTGGTATAAAACTTTTTATGATTTAATGCAAAATGCACAAAAGAATACGGTTGATGATTTTTGGGCAAGCATTAGGCGTTTTTTCTATCTTGCTATGCCATATGTAATAGTCTATTCTCTTACAACCTATTTTGCAAGTCACTGGGTTTTTAGATGGCGTGAAGCTATGACATTTGATTATATAGAAAGATGGAGGCACTGCCATAAAGATATAGAAGGTAGTTCGCAAAGAATTCAAGAAGATATATATAGATTTGCTAAAATTATAGAAGATTTAGGAGTTAAGACGGTTAGAGCATTTATGACATTAATTGCCTTTATTCCTATCTTGTGGACACTTAGTAATAGCATTGGAACAGGGTTTTTAAAAGAAATTCCAGGAAGTTTAGTATGGGTTGCCATAACTGTTAGTTTAGGCGGGCTTTTAATATCTTGGTTTGTAGGTATTAAGCTTCCAGGTCTTGAATATAATAATCAAAAAGTTGAAGCAGCTTTTAGAAAAGAGCTTGTGTATGCAGAGGATGATAAGGTAAATTATGCTGATTTAGGAGTTTTAATAAATCTTTTTACAGGAATTAAGGTAAATTACTATAGGTTATTTTTACATTATGGATATTTTAATATTTGGCTTGTATCGTTTTCTCAATTTATGGTTTTAGTTCCATATATGATAGCAGGGCCAAGTTTGTTTATAGGACTTGTAACTATTGGAACTCTTATACAGATTGGAAATGCTTTTGGTCAAGTAAGAGAGAGTTTTAGTATATTTATAAATAATTGGACAACAGTAACAGAGCTTAGAAGTATTCATAAAAGATTAAAAGAATTTGAAGAAAACATAGGATATATAAAATAA
- a CDS encoding HP0495 family protein has protein sequence MNICDLSNKKPNIDYPVHWSYKVLVDASEDINLKVENILNDLKYEINPSKDSSSGKYKSYNIKVLVSSEKERLDIFNKFKNISKFVL, from the coding sequence GTGAATATATGCGATCTGAGTAATAAAAAGCCAAATATAGACTATCCAGTGCATTGGAGTTATAAGGTATTAGTTGATGCTAGCGAGGATATAAACTTAAAAGTAGAAAATATATTAAATGATTTAAAATATGAGATAAATCCCTCTAAAGATAGTTCAAGTGGCAAATATAAAAGTTATAATATAAAAGTGTTAGTAAGTAGTGAAAAAGAGAGATTAGATATTTTTAATAAATTTAAAAATATAAGTAAGTTTGTATTATAA
- the moaC gene encoding cyclic pyranopterin monophosphate synthase MoaC: MLTHLDEKNRPKMVDVGSKEITTRVAMASGVIKMSKEAFLAIKENSAKKGPVLQTAVVAAIMGTKKTSELIPMCHPLLINSVDVDITELPEIYAYKLDVTVKIDGKTGVEMEALTGVSVGLLTIYDMVKAIDKTMVIEDIKLIKKSGGKSGEYMRSE; the protein is encoded by the coding sequence ATGCTTACACATTTAGATGAAAAAAATAGACCTAAAATGGTTGATGTAGGCTCAAAAGAGATAACTACAAGAGTAGCAATGGCAAGTGGAGTTATAAAGATGAGCAAAGAGGCTTTTTTAGCTATTAAAGAAAATAGTGCAAAAAAAGGACCTGTTTTACAAACTGCTGTGGTTGCAGCCATTATGGGCACTAAAAAAACAAGTGAGTTAATCCCTATGTGTCATCCACTTCTTATAAACTCAGTAGATGTGGACATTACAGAGCTTCCAGAAATTTATGCTTATAAACTAGATGTAACAGTTAAGATAGATGGAAAAACAGGAGTTGAGATGGAGGCTTTAACAGGGGTTAGTGTTGGACTTTTAACTATATATGATATGGTTAAAGCCATAGATAAAACTATGGTGATTGAAGATATAAAACTTATTAAAAAAAGCGGAGGTAAAAGCGGTGAATATATGCGATCTGAGTAA
- a CDS encoding YegP family protein, translated as MAKFIIKETKTGIKFDLDINSHIVCTSEVYTTLSACKNGIESVKKNSALNKIEDLTIEDSEKLTNPKFEIYEDKKGHFRFRLKASNGQIIAVSEDFKDKKDCLKVIDLIVKEAPNAEVVEVK; from the coding sequence ATGGCAAAATTCATTATAAAAGAGACAAAAACAGGGATTAAATTTGATTTAGATATCAATTCACACATAGTTTGTACATCTGAGGTTTATACAACTTTAAGTGCTTGCAAAAATGGAATTGAAAGCGTTAAGAAAAACTCGGCTTTAAATAAGATTGAAGATTTAACTATTGAAGATAGCGAAAAGCTTACTAATCCTAAATTTGAGATATACGAAGACAAAAAAGGTCATTTTAGATTTAGATTAAAAGCTAGCAATGGTCAAATAATAGCTGTTAGTGAAGATTTCAAAGACAAAAAAGATTGCTTAAAAGTAATTGATTTAATCGTCAAAGAAGCACCAAACGCAGAAGTAGTAGAAGTTAAATAA